GGGCATGCCGCCTTTGCCGTCGGCGCGGGCGAAAGGGCGGTTGCCAGCGGGGATCCTCTGCCTATCGCTCTTGAATCCCAACCGTGCCACTCGCCTGCAGACACCCGCATCCGCCCCCGCGCACTCCCACTTCCCCCACAGACAATCACCCGCCCCGAGCAGGGATTCTCCTCAACCCCTTCCGTGAGGCGGAAGCGGTATTGCGGTGCCTCGGCGCCCTTCCCGACGATGTCGCCATCACCCAACGACGGGAGCCGCAGCCATGCCGCACATGACGACTTTCGCCAAGAACCAGTGGTACGTAGCCGCCTACAGTCACGAGGTCGGGCGGGAGTTGCTCGGGCGGACGATTCTCGGTGAGACGCTCGTGCTGTATCGGACCGAGGAGGGGGCGCCGGTCGTGCTGCACGACCGGTGCGTGCATCGGCGTTACCCGCTGTCGGAGGCGCCGACGCGGCTCGACGGGGACCGGATCGTGTGCGGGTATCACGGGTTCACGTACGACACGACGGGCACGTGCGTGTACGTGCCGGGGCAGAAACGCGTTCCGCGGACGGCGCGTGTCGCCTCGTACCCCGTCGTCGAACTGGACTCCCTGGTCTGGGTGTGGATAGGTGACCCGGCGCTCGCCGACCCGCAGGGCATCCCGCGGGCCAGGCACCTCGACTCCCCCGGCTGGGTCACCGTGCGCGGCATGGAGCCCATCGACTGCGACTACGGCCTCCTCGTCGACAACCTCCTCGACCTCTCCCACGAGACCTACCTCCACGGCGGCTACATCGGCACCCCCGAGGTCGCCGAGACGCCGATCACCACGGAGGTCGACGAGGGCGCCGGGGTCGTGCGGGTGAGCCGGCACATGGACGACGCCGAGTGCCCGCCGTTCTACGCCAGTTCGACCGGCATCGAGGGCCGGATCACCCGCTGGCAGGACATCGAGTACTTCGCCCCCTGCCTGTATCTGCTGCACAGCCGCGTCGCGCCCGTCGGCGTGGTGCCCGAGCCGGACGGCAGCGACCCGGGCGGCTTCCACACCGAGGTCACCTATGCCATCACTCCCTCCGGCGACGGCAAGGTGTACGACTTCTGGGCGGTCTCGCGGGACTGGGCGACGGACGACGACGAGGTCACCGAGTTCCTGCGCGGCAACAACCACACGGTCGTCATGCAGGACGTCGACGCCCTCAACCTGCTCCAGCGGACCCTCGGCACCGAACGCCACGGCTACCAGGAGCTGAGCATCAACATAGACACCGGCGGCCTCGCCGCCCGCCGTATCCTCGCCCGGCTGGTCGAGGAGGGCGACAAGCCCGTGGAGAAGGTCCTGTGAGCAGCACCGGTCCGACCGGCGAGATCTACCGCATCGACTGGCTGCCGGGCACCGACCTCCTGCACGGCACCTGCCACTGCGGCCGCGAGCACACCGCGCAGGACCCGGTGGAGATGTGGGAGTGGATGCTCGCCCACCCCCAGGGGCACGAGCAGCTAGGGAACACTGTTGATGAATGACGTCGTCCGCGAGGTGGAACTCGTCGTCGAACGCCGGGAGTTCGCGGCCGACGGCGTTCTCGCCCTCACCCTGCGCCACCCGCTCGGCGAGCCGCTCCCCGTCTGGGAGCCCGGCGCCCACATCGACGTCGCGCTCGGGCCGGAGCTGGAGCGGCAGTACTCCCTGTGCGGGGACCCCGCCGACCGGACGGCGTGGCGGATCGCCGTACTGCGCGAGCCGGACGGGCGCGGTGGATCCGCGCATGTGCACGAGCAGTTGGGGCGCGGAGACAAGATCCGGGTGCGCGGGCCGCGCAATCATTTCCGGCTGGAGCCCGCGCCCCGCTACCGCTTCATCGCCGGCGGCATCGGCATCACCCCGATCCTGCCGATGCTGGCGGCTGCCGAGGCGGCGGGCGCCGAGTGGACGCTGCTGTACGGCGGCCGCTCCCGTCGGTCCATGGCGTTCGGCGAGGAGTTGGAGCGGTACGGGGACCGGGTCACCGTCGCCCCGCAGGACGAGTCCGGGCTGCTGGACCTCGCCTCGGCGCTCGGCGACCTCCCCGACGGCACCCTCGTCTACAGCTGCGGTCCGGGTCCGCTGCTCGACGCCGTCGAGGAGTTGTGTCCGGCCGGGGTGCTGCATGTCGAGCGGTTCCGACCCAAGGAGCAACTCGACGGTGACGAAGTGGAGTTCGAGGTCGAGCTGGCGCGGAGCGGGCGGACGCTCACCGTCGGGCCGGGTGTCTCCGTGCTGGACAGCGTGCGGGCGGCCGGCGTCGAGGTGCTCTACTCCTGCACCGAGGGCACCTGCGGGACCTGCGGGACCGACGTCCTCGCCGGCACCCCGGAGCACCGGGACTCCGTGCTCACCCGGGAGGAGCAGGAGAGCGGCGAGACGATGATGATCTGCGTGTCCCGCTGCCGGGGGAAGCGGCTGGTCCTGGACTTGTGATGCGCAGGTCGGCCTCGATCGCGGCGACCGTCGAGCGCAGGTGCGGCAGCAGGTCCCGCCGCACCGAGTCCACGGTGTTGCGGCCCGCGTGCACGGCGATGTTGACCGCCGCGACTACCTCGCCGTCCCGGTCCCGCACCGGGGCGGCGACCGACATCAGCCCCTCCTCCAGTTCCTGGTCGACGACGGCGTAACCCTGTCGCCGGACGCGGCTGAGCTCGGCCCGCAGGGCGTCCGGCGAGGAGATCGTGCGCGCGGTCAGGGGCTTCAACTCGGCGCGGCCGAGGAGGACTTCGACCCGCTCCTTCGGGCCGTGCGCGAGGATCACCCGGCCCACCGACGTGACGTACGCCGGGAAGCGCGTCCCCACCGTGATGGACGCCGTCATGATGCGGCGGGTCGCGACCCGGGCGACGTACACGATGTCGTCGCCGTCGAGGACGCACAGCGACGACGACTCCCGTACCTGCGCCACGAGTTGCTCCAGATGGGGCTCGGCGATCTGGGGCAGGGTGTAGCCGGCGAGGTAGGAGTAGCCGAGTTCCAGCACACGCGGGGTCAGGCGGAAGAGGCGGCCGTCCTGGTGGACGTAGCCGAGGTCGGCGAGGGTCAGCAGCAGACGGCGGGCAGCGGCGCGCGTCAGGTCGCAGGTGTGGGCGACGTCGCTGAGCGTGCGCGCGGGATGGTCGGCGTCGAAGCAGCGGATGACGGCGAGTCCGCGCTCGAAGGACTTCACGAAGTGCGGTGCGCGGGCCTCGTCGGACATCGCAACCTCCAGCAGTGTCAACAATGTTGTCGGCGAACCTTGGTGAACCCATTGACCGGATGCGTTTGAGGCTTCTACCTTCCCGCTGAGCAACCCCGCGCACTACTGTGCGCCTTGCGCACAACCTGTCGGAACACCGTTGCACGTTGTCTGTACAGGAGGAGCCATGCGTCGTCTGTCCGCCGGTCTCGCCGCCGGCGCCCTGCTGCTCGTCGGGACGGCCTGTGGCTCGTCCGACGGCGACTCGCCGGACGCGGGAGCGTCCTCCGGCGGGATCACCACCGTCAAACTCGGCCTCATCCCGATCGTCGATGTCGCGCCGCTGTACCTCGGCCAGAAGAAGGGCTTCTTCGAGAAGCAGGGCCTGAAGCTGGAGTTCACGACCGCACAGGGCGGTGCGGCGATCGTGCCGGGTGTGGCGAGCGGTCAGTTCCAGTTCGGCTTCAGCAATGTGACGTCCCTGATGGTGGCTCAGTCCAACGGCGTCCCCGTGAAGGCCGTCGCCAACGGCATCGCGTCGACCGGCGTGCGGGGCAAGGACTTCAACGGCCTGATGGTCAAGAAGGACAGCCCCGTGAAGTCGGCGAAGGAGCTGGAGGGCAAGAAGGTCGCCATCAACACCCTGAAGAACATCAACGAGACAGCCGTACGTCAGGCGGTCCGTCAGGCGGGCGGCGACCCGGACGAGGTGGAGCTGGTCGAGATGGCCTTCGACCAGATGCCGGCCGCCCTCGACCAGGGCCAGATCGACGCCGCGTGCGTGGTGGAGCCGGCGACCGCCACCATCCGCAGCCAGGGCGGCCGCGAGATCGCCTCACCGCTGATCGACGTCGCGCCCGAGCTCACCGTCGCGATGTACTTCACCTCGACGCAGTACGCGCAGCAACACCCGGACGTGGTCAAGAAGTTCCAGGACGCCACCGCCGAGTCCCTCGCCTACGCCGAGGATCACCCGGACGAGGCACGGCAGATCGTCACCACGTACACCAAGATCCCGGCGTCGGTCCTTGAGCAGGTCGTCCTGCCGAAGTGGCCCGCCGAGGCGAACCGCCCCTCCATCGAGGCCCTCATGAAGCTCGGCGAGGAGGACGGACTGTTCAAGAAGACGCCCGACCTGGACGCGCTCCTGCCGTGACTCCTGGCAGGAACGTCGCACTCGGTGCGGCCGGGCTCGCGGCCTTCCTCGCTCTGGGCGAGGCGGTGCCGCGGCTCGGCCTGGTCAAGGAGGCGTACTTCCCGCCGACCAGCAAGATCGCCTCGGCCCTCGGCGACGAACTCTCCGACGACGCCTTCTGGCACGCGCTCGGCGACACGCTCACCGGCTGGGCGCTGGGCCTGGCCATCGCGGTCTGCGCCGGCGTCGCCGCGGGCGTCGTCGTCTCCGTGGTGCCGTATCTGCGCGCGGCGACGGCCTCCACGATCGAGTTCCTGCGCCCGATCCCGTCAGTGGCGCTCATCCCGCTCGCGGTGCTGCTGTACGGCACCGAACTGCGGTCGGTGCTCCTTCTCGTCGTCTACGCCTCCTTCTGGCAGGTGCTGATCCAGACCCTGTACGGCGTCCAGGACGTCGACCCGGTCGCCGAGGAGACGGCGCGCTCGTACGGCCTCGGCACCTGGGCGCGCGTCCGCCATGTGCTGTGGCCGACCGCGCTGCCGTACGTCATGACCGGTGTGCGGCTGGCCGCCGCGGTGGCGCTGATCCTCGCGATCACCGCGGAACTTGTCATCGGCGCACCGGGGTTGGGGCAGCAGATCGCGGTGGCGCAGACCTCGCAGGCGGTGCCTCAGATGTACGCGCTCATCGTGGTCGCGGGCCTGCTCGGGCTGATCATCAACGTCGGCGCGCGCACGGTGGAGCGGTGGGCGCTCGCCTGGCATCAGTCGGTGCGCGGGGAGGTGGCGGTGTGATCGCGCGGCTGCTGCTCAAGTCTCTGTTCGTCATCGCGCTGCCCGTCGTCCTGGTCGTCGTGTGGTGGGCGGCGTCGGCCGGCAGCACGGACCCGTTCTGGCCGCCGCTGCGGACGATCGTGGAGACCTTCCCGGACGTCTGGACGGCCGACCGGCTGCGCACCGATGTCGTACCGAGCCTGCTGCGGCTCCTCGCGGGCTATGCGCTCGCAGCCCTCGTCGGTGTCGCGCTCGGCACGGTCATCGGCTCCTACCGGGCGGTGCGCGCGGTGTGCGAGCCGGTCCTGGAGTTCCTGCGGGCGGTGCCGCCGCCCGTGCTTGTCCCGGTGATCATGCTGTTCGCCGGCATCGGCGACACCATGAAGATCGTCGTGATCGCGAGCGGCTGCGTGTGGCCCGTCCTGCTCAACACCGTGGAGGGGGTGCGCGCGGTCGACTCGGTGATGCTGGAGACGGCCCGTTCCTACGGCCTCTCGGGCCTCGCCCGGCTGCGGCATCTGGTGCTGCCCTCGGCGAGCCCGCAGATCTTCGCCGGGCTGCGCCAGGCGCTGTCGATCGGCATCATCCTGATGGTCATCAGCGAGATGTTCGCCGCGAACAACGGCATCGGCTTCACCGTCGTCCAGTTCCAGCGCAGCTTCGCGATCCCCGACATGTGGACCGGGATCCTGGTCCTCGGTCTGCTCGGCTTCCTGCTCTCCGTCGTGTTCCAGCTGGTCGAGCGCCGGGTGCTCGGCTGGTACCACGGTCTGCGCGCGACCACCCGGCGGTCCTGAGTGAACACCGTGAAGGGGAGGGTCATGCTCGACGTACGCGCCCTGAAGAAGGTCTACGAGGGTTCCGGGCGGCGTGTGGAGGCGGTGCGCGACCTCACCTTCACCGTGGACGCCGGGGAGCTGGTCTGTCTCGTCGGGCCGTCGGGCTGCGGGAAGACGACCCTGCTGAAGTGCATGGGCGGACTACTGTCGCCGACGGGCGGCGAGGTGCTCCTGGAGGGGCGCCGGGTGAGCGGCCCGCCGCCCGGGATGGCGTTCGTGTTCCAGGAGTACGGGCGCAGCCTCTTCCCCTGGATGCGGGTCGGCGAGAACGTCGAACTGCCGCTGAAGCAGAAGGACTTGGGCAAGGCGCGGCGTCGGGAGCTGGTGCGTGACGCGCTGGAGTCGGTGGGGCTGGCGGACGCCGTGGGGGCGTATCCGTGGCAGCTCTCGGGCGGGATGCAGCAGCGCGTCGCCATCGCCCGCGCGCTGGCGTACGAGCCCCGGGTGCTGCTGATGGACGAGCCGTTCGCGGCGGTCGACGCGCAGACGCGCGCCGACCTGGAGGACCTGGTGCGGGGGCTGTGGCGGGAGCGCGGCATCACGATCCTGTTCGTCACCCATGACATCGACGAGGCCGTGTACCTGGGTGAGCGGGTGATCGTGCTGTCCGCCTCCCCCACTGTCGTACGGGAGCAGCTGAAGGTCGATCTGCCCGCCGAGCGCGACCAGTTGCACACCCGCGTGGACCCGCGCTTCGCCGAGCTGCGGACCCATGTGTACGAGCAGATCCAGGCGGCGAAGCGCGGGGGCGTGCAGGACGCGGTCACGAAGTCGGATACGCCTCCACCTCACTGAACTGGCCAGCCGGCCAGCCGGTGTTGGCACTCACCGACAGCCGCAGATGGCGCAGGGCGGTGCCGCCGGGCAGGGCGACGGTGACCGTGTTGCCGGTGGCCGGGTCGAAGCGGTAGCCGGTGGCGCCGACGA
The DNA window shown above is from Streptomyces chartreusis and carries:
- a CDS encoding aromatic ring-hydroxylating dioxygenase subunit alpha; the protein is MPHMTTFAKNQWYVAAYSHEVGRELLGRTILGETLVLYRTEEGAPVVLHDRCVHRRYPLSEAPTRLDGDRIVCGYHGFTYDTTGTCVYVPGQKRVPRTARVASYPVVELDSLVWVWIGDPALADPQGIPRARHLDSPGWVTVRGMEPIDCDYGLLVDNLLDLSHETYLHGGYIGTPEVAETPITTEVDEGAGVVRVSRHMDDAECPPFYASSTGIEGRITRWQDIEYFAPCLYLLHSRVAPVGVVPEPDGSDPGGFHTEVTYAITPSGDGKVYDFWAVSRDWATDDDEVTEFLRGNNHTVVMQDVDALNLLQRTLGTERHGYQELSINIDTGGLAARRILARLVEEGDKPVEKVL
- a CDS encoding PDR/VanB family oxidoreductase; translated protein: MNDVVREVELVVERREFAADGVLALTLRHPLGEPLPVWEPGAHIDVALGPELERQYSLCGDPADRTAWRIAVLREPDGRGGSAHVHEQLGRGDKIRVRGPRNHFRLEPAPRYRFIAGGIGITPILPMLAAAEAAGAEWTLLYGGRSRRSMAFGEELERYGDRVTVAPQDESGLLDLASALGDLPDGTLVYSCGPGPLLDAVEELCPAGVLHVERFRPKEQLDGDEVEFEVELARSGRTLTVGPGVSVLDSVRAAGVEVLYSCTEGTCGTCGTDVLAGTPEHRDSVLTREEQESGETMMICVSRCRGKRLVLDL
- a CDS encoding IclR family transcriptional regulator domain-containing protein produces the protein MSDEARAPHFVKSFERGLAVIRCFDADHPARTLSDVAHTCDLTRAAARRLLLTLADLGYVHQDGRLFRLTPRVLELGYSYLAGYTLPQIAEPHLEQLVAQVRESSSLCVLDGDDIVYVARVATRRIMTASITVGTRFPAYVTSVGRVILAHGPKERVEVLLGRAELKPLTARTISSPDALRAELSRVRRQGYAVVDQELEEGLMSVAAPVRDRDGEVVAAVNIAVHAGRNTVDSVRRDLLPHLRSTVAAIEADLRITSPGPAASPGSGTRRSSSSRRSPAPPG
- a CDS encoding ABC transporter substrate-binding protein, whose product is MRRLSAGLAAGALLLVGTACGSSDGDSPDAGASSGGITTVKLGLIPIVDVAPLYLGQKKGFFEKQGLKLEFTTAQGGAAIVPGVASGQFQFGFSNVTSLMVAQSNGVPVKAVANGIASTGVRGKDFNGLMVKKDSPVKSAKELEGKKVAINTLKNINETAVRQAVRQAGGDPDEVELVEMAFDQMPAALDQGQIDAACVVEPATATIRSQGGREIASPLIDVAPELTVAMYFTSTQYAQQHPDVVKKFQDATAESLAYAEDHPDEARQIVTTYTKIPASVLEQVVLPKWPAEANRPSIEALMKLGEEDGLFKKTPDLDALLP
- a CDS encoding ABC transporter permease; its protein translation is MTPGRNVALGAAGLAAFLALGEAVPRLGLVKEAYFPPTSKIASALGDELSDDAFWHALGDTLTGWALGLAIAVCAGVAAGVVVSVVPYLRAATASTIEFLRPIPSVALIPLAVLLYGTELRSVLLLVVYASFWQVLIQTLYGVQDVDPVAEETARSYGLGTWARVRHVLWPTALPYVMTGVRLAAAVALILAITAELVIGAPGLGQQIAVAQTSQAVPQMYALIVVAGLLGLIINVGARTVERWALAWHQSVRGEVAV
- a CDS encoding ABC transporter permease produces the protein MARLLLKSLFVIALPVVLVVVWWAASAGSTDPFWPPLRTIVETFPDVWTADRLRTDVVPSLLRLLAGYALAALVGVALGTVIGSYRAVRAVCEPVLEFLRAVPPPVLVPVIMLFAGIGDTMKIVVIASGCVWPVLLNTVEGVRAVDSVMLETARSYGLSGLARLRHLVLPSASPQIFAGLRQALSIGIILMVISEMFAANNGIGFTVVQFQRSFAIPDMWTGILVLGLLGFLLSVVFQLVERRVLGWYHGLRATTRRS
- a CDS encoding ABC transporter ATP-binding protein — encoded protein: MLDVRALKKVYEGSGRRVEAVRDLTFTVDAGELVCLVGPSGCGKTTLLKCMGGLLSPTGGEVLLEGRRVSGPPPGMAFVFQEYGRSLFPWMRVGENVELPLKQKDLGKARRRELVRDALESVGLADAVGAYPWQLSGGMQQRVAIARALAYEPRVLLMDEPFAAVDAQTRADLEDLVRGLWRERGITILFVTHDIDEAVYLGERVIVLSASPTVVREQLKVDLPAERDQLHTRVDPRFAELRTHVYEQIQAAKRGGVQDAVTKSDTPPPH